The proteins below are encoded in one region of Diorhabda carinulata isolate Delta chromosome 3, icDioCari1.1, whole genome shotgun sequence:
- the LOC130891109 gene encoding nuclear pore glycoprotein p62 — protein sequence MSFNFGSTSTPKTAATGFTLPSNPTVTTAGGFQPNFGSGDSKAQTKPTSSLFGSPAGQTQPLSFGSLPKTNITGTSTPSFGFTTPASTTTVSSHSFGATVTNSSAPATTAQTTSKPGSTLISLLSSPSATTASTTGLSFGVAPSTTSSASPSFGLTTSSAASSISAPLKLPTTTTTSVSLPSTISNTTSVPTFATTTSSSTGSLTFGQLEDSINKWTMDLEEQGKFFINQAKQLNAWDSLLISNGEKILNLNSSIEQVKQQQQKLDQELDFVLAQQKELEELIVPLEKELLEIPVTDIDRNQMYQFSEVIDSQLKQMSDDLKEIIEHINESNKEEEISNPITQVSKILNAHMNSLQWIDRNTAQISSHLEEISKMQDSNRRNTNFNQSYNNSFNM from the exons ATGTCTTTCAACTTTGGTTCTACATCAACTCCCAAAACTGCAGCTACCGGCTTTACGCTACCATCAAATCCTACAG TTACTACAGCTGGAGggtttcaaccaaattttggtTCTGGAGATAGTAAAGCACAAACTAAACCAACCTCTTCACTCTTTGGTTCTCCTGCTGGTCAAACTCAACCACTTTCTTTCGGATCATTGCCAAAAACCAATATTACAGGTACAAGTACACCTTCTTTTGGCTTCACAACACCAGCCAGTACAACTACAGTATCAAGTCATTCGTTTGGAGCTACAGTTACAA ATTCTTCCGCTCCAGCTACAACTGCGCAAACTACTTCTAAACCGGGCTCCACCCTTATTTCTCTTTTGAGCTCACCATCAGCTACTACAGCTTCCACAACGG ggTTATCTTTTGGAGTTGCTCCAAGTACTACATCATCAgcaa GTCCATCTTTTGGTTTAACTACTTCAAGTGCTGCCAGTAGTATCTCAGCACCATTGAAATTACCAACAACTACCACAACTTCAGTTTCACTTCCCAGTACCATAAGCAACACAACATC GGTTCCAACATTTGCTACTACAACATCATCATCAACAGGGTCCCTAACATTTGGTCAACTGGAAGATTCTATAAATAAATGGACCATGGATTTAGAAGAACaagggaaattttttatcaaccaGGCTAAGCAACTAAATGCCTGGGATTCATTACTCATTTCTAATGGTGAAAAGATACTAAATTTAAACAGTAGTATAGAACAAGTAAAGCAACAGCAGCAAAAATTGGATCAAGAATTAGATTTTGTATTAGCACAACAAAAGGAATTAGAGGAATTAATCGTACCATTAGAAAAGGAACTACTGGAGATCCCCGTTACAGATATTGATAGAAACCAAAT GTACCAATTTTCTGAAGTTATTGATTCGCAGCTAAAGCAAATGTCCgatgatttaaaagaaattattgaacatATTAATGAATCTAATAAGGAAGAAGAAATATCAAATCCC atTACTCAAGTGAGCAAAATACTAAATGCACATATGAACTCTCTCCAGTGGATAGATAGAAACACAGCACAGATAAGTTCACATTTGGAAGAAATTAGTAAAATGCAAGATTCAAATAGAAGAAATACAAACTTCAACCAATCTTATAACAACTCTTTTAATATgtaa